The Patescibacteria group bacterium genome window below encodes:
- a CDS encoding site-2 protease family protein: MHNSFSLGRIKNIEIKIHFSWFLILFLIVWSLAEFYFPANYPGWTQTAYWLSGSIAAFLLFVSVLLHELSHSFVGKRKNIIVKSITLFVFGGVAEMVSEPKKPADEFDMAIAGPIASIVLAGFFWGITGFEIGVAGVAIAHYLFLINGILAVFNLIPAFPLDGGRIFRSALWAKYKDIERATRRAVGASRFIAFLFTLWGIKLLLENNFLSGVWIILISWFLLQAAGSSLKQQRMEEVLSRFNIGRIMEKDFKSVPPEMLLKDLAKAFLDYKQGGFPVEENDQLIGIVTIEDLRRTPRTKWSKIKVGEIMTGAEKLLTLRTNDTAYDAFLKMANNEFGRLPVVENNKVVGLVTRNSIILLLAVKCDKCV, translated from the coding sequence ATGCATAATTCTTTTTCATTGGGGAGAATTAAAAATATAGAAATAAAAATTCATTTTTCTTGGTTTTTAATTTTATTTCTTATTGTCTGGTCGCTGGCGGAATTTTATTTTCCCGCAAATTATCCCGGCTGGACGCAAACAGCTTATTGGCTTTCCGGCAGCATCGCCGCGTTTTTGCTTTTTGTGTCCGTTTTGCTTCATGAGCTTTCTCATTCATTCGTGGGTAAGAGAAAAAATATTATTGTAAAAAGCATAACTCTGTTTGTTTTTGGGGGCGTGGCGGAAATGGTGAGCGAGCCGAAGAAGCCGGCTGATGAATTTGATATGGCAATCGCTGGTCCGATTGCGAGCATTGTTTTGGCCGGATTTTTTTGGGGAATTACCGGTTTTGAAATCGGCGTTGCTGGCGTGGCTATTGCTCATTATCTTTTTTTGATAAATGGTATTTTGGCGGTATTCAATTTAATTCCCGCTTTTCCTCTGGATGGCGGCAGAATTTTTCGTTCGGCGCTTTGGGCAAAATATAAAGATATTGAAAGAGCAACTCGTCGGGCGGTCGGCGCAAGCCGTTTTATCGCGTTTCTTTTTACTCTTTGGGGAATTAAATTACTGCTTGAAAATAATTTTTTGAGCGGGGTATGGATAATTTTAATCAGTTGGTTTCTTCTCCAAGCCGCTGGATCAAGTTTAAAACAGCAAAGAATGGAAGAAGTGCTTTCGCGGTTTAATATTGGACGAATTATGGAAAAGGATTTTAAAAGTGTTCCGCCCGAGATGTTGCTTAAAGATTTGGCAAAGGCTTTTTTGGATTATAAACAAGGCGGATTCCCCGTTGAAGAAAATGATCAACTTATTGGTATTGTTACAATTGAAGATTTAAGGAGAACGCCGCGGACAAAATGGTCAAAAATTAAAGTGGGAGAAATAATGACCGGAGCGGAAAAGCTTTTAACGCTTCGAACGAACGATACGGCTTACGATGCTTTCTTGAAAATGGCCAATAATGAGTTTGGTCGTTTACCGGTTGTGGAGAATAATAAGGTTGTTGGCCTTGTGACCAGAAATTCCATCATTTTGCTTTTAGCCGTGAAGTGCGACAAGTGTGTTTAG
- a CDS encoding NUDIX domain-containing protein produces MPKEISAGAVIFKRNGEIKYLLLRYESGHWDFPRGAIEIGEKEEDTVVREAKEETGISDLVFFPLFREKIFWFYKKEGRTIYKEAIFYLAETKMEEVKLSDEHVDFKWLPYAEAMEQITFPNGKKVLEKANEFLNK; encoded by the coding sequence ATGCCAAAAGAAATTTCCGCCGGAGCAGTAATCTTTAAACGCAACGGCGAAATAAAATATTTGCTTTTGCGCTACGAATCCGGACATTGGGATTTTCCGCGGGGAGCGATTGAGATTGGGGAAAAAGAAGAAGACACGGTCGTGCGGGAAGCAAAAGAAGAAACGGGAATTTCCGATTTGGTTTTTTTTCCTTTATTCCGGGAGAAAATTTTTTGGTTTTATAAAAAGGAAGGAAGAACAATTTACAAAGAAGCGATTTTTTATTTAGCCGAAACAAAAATGGAAGAGGTGAAGCTTTCCGATGAGCACGTTGATTTTAAATGGCTGCCTTACGCGGAGGCGATGGAACAGATTACTTTTCCAAATGGGAAAAAGGTTTTAGAGAAGGCAAATGAATTTTTAAATAAATAA